A genome region from Chitinivibrio alkaliphilus ACht1 includes the following:
- a CDS encoding BadF/BadG/BcrA/BcrD ATPase family protein — MKGFSGVELGLDIGSTTVKGVVLDTQNDVLWKEYLRHNGHQAEAVHTLLTAVSKRFAHTPIRIAVTGSGARSLAPVIDADFIQEVNAVTLAVETLYPQAGSVVELGGQDAKVIIWRGGSGESRGATLTYMNDKCAGGTGSTIDKIIGKIGLTHEEAAAVKDLAITPHKISAKCGVFAETDVVGLLKAGVNKEEIFYSLCHAMVNQNLEVLVRGNILRDTVLLLGGPNRFISALPGVWRKNIQAAWEIQGYQPRERSLEKTVIVPDDAEYFAAMGAVFFNRSRPEHKEESHFSFAALTEHIKELSRGGTAVHAGPLISSQEELEEFSRAYTLRDIESPRYQSGERVSVYVGIDGGSTSTKAVLLDQEGTPIYRQYYLSTGNPIDDVSHIFAHIATWEREQEIDLHICSVGVTGYASDIIRAAFEVDVAVVETVAHMKSANKLFGEVDVICDVGGQDIKVLFMKQGRVVDFKLNTQCSAGNGYFLQGMAEQFNIPVEEYADYAFRATDAPEFNYGCAVFLEQDKVNFQQAGWSKEEMMAGLALVLPQNIWNHVVQEPNLEKFGTRFVLQGGTQKNLAALKAQVDYITGQVPQAEVHVHPYADIGGAIGAGLEAIEQGHTTSTFIGLENAASVQYTTTNDTSTVCPLCVNRCRRTFIDITSGGERQVRFISGNLCERGAEEAQKAPTSRERQPEAALNLVEYAARSVFAEYAYTPLPAAGQEHHRSTYYPSDALHDIKEKSKKFIRSSEAAQAKRAAMTVAIPRLLNMYYYTPFFSTYLRALGVGSVVYSDYTSDTLWKAGNKWGAIDPCFPAKVAPAHIYNIITKKKADAILFPILTHLETPLSETLGNTSCAIQMGTPEVVEAVFTRERDFFAEHNVRFWDPVLNMDRPVEIEGALYDYFADLLDISRDENAWAVQQGQQAQQAYLTDLRERFIASMNERIETDRVGVLLIGHPYHNDPGIHHDIPVELAKKGYPVYTIESLPVSEEFLHPLFGTESDPYSIRNIWQRNFNRNTNHKVWAAMVAARHPNLAVVDLSSFKCGHDAPTYSYIDELLDVSKTPHFTFHDIDQNRPGATFRIRIETVDYFLQKYERWLQKEVASQ; from the coding sequence ATGAAGGGGTTTTCAGGAGTTGAACTAGGTCTTGATATCGGGTCAACCACGGTGAAGGGGGTTGTTCTGGATACACAGAATGATGTTCTCTGGAAAGAGTACCTTCGTCATAATGGACACCAGGCAGAGGCGGTGCATACGCTTCTTACGGCGGTGAGCAAGCGTTTTGCCCATACACCGATTCGTATTGCCGTTACGGGAAGTGGCGCACGAAGTCTTGCGCCGGTCATTGATGCAGATTTTATCCAAGAGGTAAATGCCGTAACCTTAGCCGTGGAAACCCTGTATCCGCAGGCAGGGTCTGTGGTTGAGCTTGGAGGACAGGATGCCAAGGTGATTATCTGGCGCGGTGGTTCCGGTGAGAGTAGGGGGGCAACCCTGACCTACATGAATGATAAATGTGCCGGCGGGACGGGTTCGACCATTGATAAAATTATTGGAAAGATTGGTCTTACTCACGAAGAAGCCGCCGCTGTGAAAGATCTTGCCATTACCCCGCATAAAATATCTGCAAAATGTGGCGTCTTTGCAGAAACCGATGTGGTGGGCCTTTTGAAGGCGGGGGTTAATAAGGAAGAAATATTCTACTCCCTCTGTCATGCCATGGTGAATCAGAACTTGGAAGTGCTTGTGCGGGGCAATATTTTGCGAGATACGGTGCTGCTCTTGGGAGGCCCCAATCGCTTTATTTCTGCCTTGCCCGGAGTGTGGCGAAAAAATATTCAGGCCGCGTGGGAGATTCAGGGGTATCAGCCTCGTGAACGCTCCCTGGAGAAGACGGTGATTGTTCCCGATGATGCTGAGTATTTTGCTGCCATGGGGGCGGTGTTTTTTAATCGAAGCCGTCCTGAGCACAAGGAGGAGTCGCACTTTTCCTTTGCTGCCCTTACGGAACATATCAAGGAGCTTTCTCGGGGGGGGACCGCCGTACATGCGGGGCCCTTAATCTCTTCACAGGAAGAGCTGGAGGAGTTTTCCCGGGCGTACACCTTGCGGGATATTGAATCGCCTCGCTATCAGTCGGGAGAGCGTGTCTCTGTGTATGTGGGGATTGACGGTGGTTCCACAAGTACCAAGGCGGTACTGCTGGATCAGGAAGGAACGCCCATATATCGACAGTATTATCTCTCAACGGGAAATCCCATTGACGATGTCTCCCACATCTTTGCTCATATCGCCACATGGGAGCGGGAGCAAGAAATCGACCTCCATATTTGTTCCGTCGGAGTTACGGGATATGCCTCTGATATTATTCGGGCTGCCTTTGAGGTGGATGTGGCCGTGGTTGAAACGGTGGCACATATGAAATCGGCCAATAAACTCTTTGGAGAGGTTGATGTTATTTGTGATGTGGGGGGACAGGATATTAAGGTGCTCTTTATGAAACAGGGACGGGTGGTTGATTTTAAACTGAATACCCAATGCTCTGCGGGAAACGGATATTTTCTACAAGGCATGGCCGAGCAGTTTAATATACCCGTTGAAGAGTATGCTGATTACGCCTTTCGCGCCACCGATGCTCCCGAATTTAACTACGGCTGTGCGGTTTTTCTGGAGCAGGATAAGGTTAATTTCCAACAGGCAGGATGGTCAAAGGAAGAGATGATGGCCGGTCTCGCCTTGGTATTACCGCAAAATATTTGGAATCACGTGGTGCAAGAGCCTAATCTTGAAAAATTTGGTACCCGGTTTGTATTGCAAGGGGGCACTCAGAAAAACCTTGCCGCCTTAAAAGCACAGGTCGATTATATTACAGGACAGGTTCCGCAAGCGGAGGTCCATGTGCACCCCTATGCAGATATTGGCGGGGCAATTGGTGCGGGCCTTGAAGCCATCGAGCAGGGGCATACCACAAGCACCTTCATTGGTCTTGAAAATGCCGCATCCGTACAGTACACCACAACCAACGATACCAGCACGGTCTGTCCGCTCTGCGTAAATCGCTGCCGTCGTACCTTTATCGATATTACCTCTGGGGGCGAGCGCCAGGTTCGGTTTATTTCGGGAAATCTCTGTGAGCGAGGTGCAGAAGAGGCTCAAAAAGCCCCCACTTCTCGGGAGCGGCAGCCTGAAGCGGCCCTTAATTTAGTTGAGTATGCTGCCCGCTCTGTTTTTGCTGAGTATGCCTATACTCCACTGCCCGCAGCAGGGCAGGAGCATCACCGAAGCACCTATTACCCCAGCGATGCTCTACATGATATCAAGGAGAAATCAAAGAAATTCATCCGCAGCAGCGAAGCGGCTCAGGCAAAACGGGCCGCCATGACCGTGGCCATTCCCCGGTTGCTCAATATGTATTATTACACCCCATTTTTCAGCACCTATTTGCGTGCCCTCGGGGTGGGGTCCGTCGTGTATAGTGACTATACGTCGGATACCTTGTGGAAGGCCGGAAATAAGTGGGGGGCCATTGATCCCTGTTTTCCGGCAAAGGTTGCGCCGGCTCATATCTATAATATCATTACGAAAAAGAAGGCTGATGCGATCCTCTTTCCCATTCTTACCCATTTGGAGACCCCCCTGTCAGAGACCCTGGGAAATACCTCCTGTGCAATTCAAATGGGCACGCCGGAGGTAGTTGAGGCGGTGTTTACCCGTGAGCGGGATTTCTTTGCTGAGCATAATGTACGCTTTTGGGATCCCGTGCTCAATATGGATCGCCCTGTTGAAATAGAGGGCGCGCTCTACGACTATTTTGCCGATCTCCTGGATATTAGTCGAGATGAAAATGCCTGGGCAGTTCAGCAGGGACAACAGGCGCAACAGGCATATCTTACGGATTTGCGCGAGCGCTTTATTGCATCAATGAATGAACGAATTGAAACAGATCGGGTTGGGGTGCTTCTGATTGGACATCCCTACCATAATGATCCGGGGATTCACCATGATATTCCCGTGGAACTTGCAAAAAAGGGATATCCCGTCTATACCATAGAGTCTCTTCCGGTTTCGGAGGAGTTTCTCCACCCCCTTTTCGGAACAGAGTCGGACCCCTATTCCATACGAAATATTTGGCAGCGTAATTTTAACCGTAATACCAATCATAAGGTGTGGGCTGCCATGGTGGCTGCACGGCATCCCAATCTTGCCGTGGTTGATCTCAGTAGCTTTAAATGCGGGCATGATGCGCCCACCTACTCCTACATTGATGAGTTGTTGGATGTATCAAAAACACCGCATTTCACCTTTCATGATATTGATCAAAACCGTCCGGGCGCGACCTTTCGTATACGGATTGAAACGGTGGACTACTTTTTACAGAAATATGAACGATGGTTACAAAAAGAGGTTGCATCTCAATGA
- a CDS encoding ABC transporter substrate-binding protein, translated as MKQLLLLISIIIAACAPQEEQQRDPVEDSIVLQEIPNLDSLAAAFEPEIGTYGGTLRLPLSANPDGFCPALSNSGYALTVMGYIYEGLLRTDPTTLERKPHLARSWDVCNDGLSWTFHLREDVYFSDSVQLTAHDVVFTFEEVIYNENLNSPQNITFRVGGEPIAVEAVDSFTVEFTLPAPFAPFLTIAGTPILPKHQYADEARAGTLRSYLSAGSDPSRVVGTGPFILESVDLGQRITLRRNPNYWQKDAAGNSLPYLDGVMFRIIQEENLQLMQFQRGELDHIALTGMQYPSLRRGQHRSDYSVYRVGPRWYNRFMRFNQNNQKDAEGAYFIPPEKQALFRSADFRRAVAHSINYADIIDIVYNGLAEKPMGVIGKRNPHYYAPDAPLYDYDPERADSLFAHVGLKDKNGDGFLQDTLGNRVSFSFSATAGVELIENVAGLIRKDMERRGIRMTTDLTEFNSLIERTEQTYNWDAISYSLSVTEDPHFGRATYMANSRRYIINPLRLDSAGDTIPKTYEPWEERIIEIFEEAAAEMDEDRRRELYEEWQYIEQDKALSIYLPVKEVIIGAQNRFKNVHITPHLGRGENLFHNVHEIFLRE; from the coding sequence ATGAAACAACTCTTACTACTTATCAGCATAATTATTGCGGCATGTGCCCCCCAGGAAGAGCAACAGAGAGACCCTGTGGAAGATAGCATTGTTCTACAGGAAATACCCAACCTTGACTCTCTGGCAGCCGCCTTTGAACCAGAAATCGGTACCTACGGCGGCACCCTTCGTCTTCCCCTCAGTGCCAACCCCGACGGATTTTGCCCCGCCCTTTCAAACTCAGGCTACGCCCTGACGGTCATGGGCTATATCTACGAGGGTCTATTGCGCACAGACCCAACAACCCTTGAGCGAAAACCCCATCTTGCCCGTTCATGGGATGTCTGCAACGATGGCCTCTCCTGGACATTTCACCTTCGGGAGGATGTCTATTTTTCCGACTCAGTTCAGCTCACCGCCCATGACGTTGTTTTCACCTTTGAAGAAGTCATTTATAATGAGAATCTCAACTCCCCTCAGAATATTACCTTTCGGGTTGGAGGAGAGCCCATTGCGGTTGAAGCGGTAGACTCTTTTACGGTCGAGTTCACCCTTCCTGCTCCCTTTGCCCCCTTCCTTACCATCGCAGGAACCCCCATACTCCCCAAACACCAATACGCCGATGAAGCCAGAGCGGGCACCCTGCGGTCCTATCTTTCTGCAGGCTCCGACCCGTCCCGCGTGGTGGGCACGGGCCCCTTCATACTTGAGTCGGTAGACTTAGGACAACGTATCACCCTGCGCCGAAACCCCAACTACTGGCAAAAAGATGCGGCGGGCAATTCCCTCCCCTATCTGGACGGTGTTATGTTTCGCATTATCCAGGAAGAAAATCTCCAACTTATGCAGTTTCAACGGGGTGAGCTGGACCACATCGCCCTCACGGGCATGCAGTATCCAAGCCTGCGCCGGGGACAACACCGAAGTGACTACTCTGTATATCGGGTGGGCCCACGCTGGTACAATCGCTTTATGCGCTTTAACCAAAATAATCAAAAAGATGCGGAGGGGGCATATTTTATTCCACCGGAAAAACAAGCCCTCTTTCGATCTGCGGACTTTCGCCGTGCCGTGGCCCACTCCATTAACTATGCAGATATTATTGATATTGTCTACAACGGCCTTGCAGAAAAGCCCATGGGGGTTATTGGTAAACGAAACCCTCACTATTATGCCCCCGATGCACCGCTCTATGACTACGACCCCGAACGGGCAGATTCACTCTTTGCCCATGTGGGGCTGAAGGATAAAAATGGCGACGGGTTTTTGCAAGACACCTTGGGCAATCGGGTCTCATTCTCCTTTTCTGCCACAGCAGGGGTGGAGCTGATTGAAAATGTGGCTGGGCTGATTCGTAAAGATATGGAACGCCGGGGCATTCGCATGACCACGGATCTTACAGAATTTAACAGTCTGATTGAACGGACAGAGCAAACCTATAATTGGGATGCCATTTCCTACTCTCTCAGCGTGACGGAAGACCCCCACTTTGGCCGCGCAACCTACATGGCAAATAGTCGCCGCTATATTATCAACCCCCTGCGTCTAGACAGTGCCGGTGATACCATACCCAAAACCTATGAACCATGGGAAGAGCGTATCATTGAGATTTTTGAAGAAGCAGCTGCTGAAATGGATGAGGACCGACGGCGTGAGCTCTATGAAGAGTGGCAATATATTGAACAGGATAAGGCACTCTCCATTTATCTGCCTGTGAAGGAAGTGATTATCGGTGCGCAAAACAGATTTAAAAATGTTCATATCACGCCCCACCTTGGACGAGGAGAAAATCTTTTCCACAATGTCCATGAAATTTTCCTGCGAGAGTAA
- a CDS encoding 2-hydroxyglutaryl-CoA dehydratase activator, with the protein MKITEPKIRMPHQWDGLKNPLWHKKDRKKVTILYNMIERRKSYFLRAYFEREGYAYRDMGDHVFRDLQLGRKWGTRMQCNPMYFTSGAIVRSLLQIEKETGLSKKEIVEQYVFLCGGGQCGPCRYGMYPKEYLKAVNAAGFHGFRLLIFNSDIIQDPPVPKEAAFPFDVNFKINFAMSFVLADMMHIAECALRPYVDDKDALMKILGECEEIILRAFTKKAWLLTLPGALRRVSKKLAAVPRKDLALPKIFITGEVFANMAHNDGNYNLRRFIMDEGAEVLPAIFSQRGLYESWRRIQEAKQKIRYATSKKERRYWKIYAFRQGLSYRLVYLFFKYAEFFFSPSRFGGSADLHHIDYIARLGHDYYHTLIFGGEGNLEIGEAVHYHDSVDGFISVKPFACMPSSGVSDGVQAKIISLYPHLNFLSIETSGDNQINILNRVSMLIHKAREKMKERQNGQK; encoded by the coding sequence ATGAAAATCACAGAGCCGAAAATTCGGATGCCGCACCAATGGGATGGGCTGAAAAACCCTCTCTGGCATAAGAAAGATAGAAAAAAAGTTACTATTTTATACAATATGATAGAGCGGAGGAAGTCCTATTTTCTTCGGGCATACTTTGAACGTGAAGGCTATGCCTATCGGGATATGGGGGATCATGTATTCCGTGATCTTCAGCTGGGACGAAAATGGGGAACTCGCATGCAGTGTAACCCTATGTACTTTACCTCTGGAGCAATTGTTCGCTCTCTCTTACAGATAGAAAAAGAGACGGGGCTCTCAAAAAAAGAGATTGTTGAACAGTACGTCTTTCTATGCGGTGGTGGACAGTGTGGGCCCTGCCGATACGGCATGTATCCCAAGGAGTATCTCAAGGCGGTGAATGCTGCGGGATTTCACGGGTTTCGTCTTCTCATCTTCAACTCAGATATTATTCAGGATCCGCCGGTTCCCAAGGAGGCGGCCTTTCCCTTTGATGTAAATTTTAAGATCAATTTTGCCATGTCCTTTGTCTTGGCAGATATGATGCATATTGCCGAGTGCGCCCTTCGACCCTATGTTGATGACAAGGATGCCCTTATGAAGATTCTTGGCGAGTGCGAAGAGATCATTCTCCGGGCATTTACGAAAAAAGCGTGGCTTCTGACTCTGCCTGGAGCTCTGCGCCGGGTAAGTAAGAAGCTTGCTGCGGTGCCCCGTAAAGATCTGGCTTTGCCGAAAATTTTCATTACGGGAGAAGTCTTTGCCAATATGGCGCATAACGATGGAAATTACAACTTACGTCGGTTTATCATGGATGAAGGAGCGGAGGTTCTTCCGGCCATCTTTTCTCAGCGCGGGCTCTACGAAAGTTGGCGAAGAATTCAGGAGGCAAAGCAGAAAATACGCTACGCAACCTCAAAAAAAGAGCGGCGGTACTGGAAAATATACGCCTTTCGCCAGGGGCTTAGTTATCGCTTGGTCTACCTCTTTTTTAAATACGCAGAATTTTTCTTTTCGCCCTCACGCTTTGGCGGGTCGGCAGATTTGCATCATATTGACTACATTGCCCGTTTGGGGCATGACTATTACCACACCCTTATTTTTGGAGGAGAGGGTAATCTTGAGATTGGTGAAGCAGTACATTATCATGACTCTGTAGATGGCTTTATTTCCGTAAAACCCTTTGCGTGTATGCCCTCTTCGGGGGTTTCCGACGGTGTCCAGGCAAAAATTATCTCCCTCTACCCCCATTTAAATTTTCTCTCCATTGAGACCAGCGGTGATAATCAGATTAATATCTTGAACCGGGTTTCCATGCTGATTCATAAGGCACGGGAGAAAATGAAGGAGCGTCAAAATGGACAAAAATAA
- a CDS encoding phosphatase PAP2 family protein has translation MGILDIDYQLFRFFNRTVAHPFLDWFMPRISSSTVLLTILFGGFALYIVWKRGRRIAWIHVLCGILLFAATDLFTFRVLKAHIPRNRPANSAYFDNTGQHLFLSDSFFRRGTMGGASFPSNHASNTFGQAVFWALLYPKAALYLYGFAVVVAWSRIYLGAHYPLDVSVGALVGAVWGMGVYLLYGFGRYKKQNRSS, from the coding sequence ATGGGCATCTTGGATATTGATTACCAGCTGTTTCGTTTCTTTAATCGTACTGTGGCACATCCCTTTCTGGATTGGTTTATGCCTCGCATATCAAGTTCCACGGTGCTTCTTACAATACTTTTTGGGGGCTTTGCCCTCTATATCGTATGGAAACGGGGACGTCGCATTGCCTGGATCCATGTCCTGTGTGGAATACTCCTCTTTGCAGCCACAGATCTGTTTACCTTTCGGGTATTAAAGGCGCATATACCGCGTAATCGCCCTGCGAATAGTGCGTATTTTGATAACACGGGGCAGCATCTTTTTCTCAGTGATTCCTTCTTTCGCAGAGGAACCATGGGAGGCGCCTCCTTTCCCTCAAACCACGCGTCAAACACCTTTGGTCAAGCGGTTTTTTGGGCCCTGCTCTATCCCAAGGCTGCCCTCTATCTCTATGGTTTTGCCGTGGTGGTGGCATGGTCGCGCATCTATCTCGGTGCGCATTACCCCCTCGATGTTTCCGTGGGGGCCTTGGTGGGGGCCGTGTGGGGAATGGGGGTGTATTTACTTTACGGCTTTGGGCGGTATAAAAAACAGAACCGATCGTCGTAG